In Longimicrobium sp., the following are encoded in one genomic region:
- a CDS encoding RagB/SusD family nutrient uptake outer membrane protein: MRIPSNRQRYVASALALVLATGACSDINVPDYNRAGFSDLQTNPNRTLVDAAAAGMLASARIDPATRVRLTGIVGREAHYLDPNESRYVTELVTGQIDPSSFAGNHNFLNPYGTIAQGNVLLTAIDKVAATEYTDAQKEGLRGFVKTVMGSEYLVIAMMHQYGVVDVSADPLAEPAPLKPQAEVYAKARQLLDEGAVHLAKGGTTFTFKLPSGLTGSGLNLSNPSTTFRQFNRGLRSRLDILTKDYAAALTSLGESFISTSSGSRAEFNRGGYYTFSAASGDRANALATGSPEVAEPTLRTDAQLKANGTRDERFLLKVDTTGTTINRYNIISSLRFKHYRAAPFFGSGGAASPIPWVRNEELILSRAEARWFTGDKPGALADLNFVRTNSGGLAAIAMPTTDDAFITALLYERRYSLMYEGGYRWLDLRRFGRLGTLTNYPRSGDKSIEFFPIPFVECLARGGAGSAPGC; encoded by the coding sequence ATGCGAATTCCAAGCAACAGGCAACGGTACGTTGCCTCCGCGCTCGCCCTGGTCCTCGCCACCGGCGCGTGCTCGGACATCAACGTGCCCGACTACAACCGGGCGGGCTTCAGCGACCTGCAGACCAACCCCAACCGCACCCTGGTGGACGCGGCGGCGGCCGGCATGCTCGCTTCGGCGCGCATCGACCCGGCGACTCGCGTGCGCCTCACCGGGATCGTGGGCCGCGAGGCGCACTACCTGGACCCGAACGAGAGCCGGTACGTCACCGAGCTCGTCACCGGCCAGATCGACCCGTCGAGCTTCGCGGGCAACCACAACTTCCTGAACCCGTACGGCACCATCGCGCAGGGGAACGTGCTCCTTACGGCCATCGACAAGGTGGCGGCTACGGAGTACACCGACGCGCAGAAGGAGGGGCTCCGCGGCTTCGTGAAGACGGTGATGGGGAGCGAGTACCTGGTGATCGCCATGATGCACCAGTACGGCGTGGTCGACGTGAGCGCCGACCCGCTCGCGGAACCGGCGCCGCTGAAGCCGCAGGCGGAGGTCTACGCCAAGGCGCGCCAGCTGCTCGACGAAGGCGCGGTCCACCTGGCCAAGGGCGGAACGACGTTCACCTTCAAGCTGCCCTCCGGCCTGACCGGCTCGGGGCTGAACCTGAGCAACCCGAGCACGACGTTCCGGCAGTTCAACCGGGGGCTTCGCTCGCGGCTGGACATCCTCACCAAGGACTACGCCGCCGCGCTGACGAGCCTTGGCGAGTCGTTCATCAGCACCTCGAGCGGTTCGCGGGCGGAGTTCAACCGCGGTGGGTACTACACCTTCAGCGCCGCCTCGGGCGACCGGGCGAACGCGCTCGCCACGGGCTCGCCCGAGGTGGCGGAGCCCACGCTGCGGACCGACGCGCAGCTCAAGGCGAACGGGACGCGCGACGAGCGCTTCCTGCTCAAGGTGGACACCACCGGCACCACCATCAACCGGTACAACATCATCAGCTCGCTGCGATTCAAGCATTACCGCGCGGCGCCGTTCTTCGGCTCCGGCGGCGCGGCTTCGCCCATTCCCTGGGTGCGCAACGAGGAGCTGATCCTTTCGCGCGCCGAAGCTCGCTGGTTCACGGGTGACAAGCCCGGCGCGCTGGCGGACCTGAACTTCGTGCGCACGAACTCGGGCGGGCTGGCGGCGATCGCAATGCCGACGACCGACGATGCGTTCATCACCGCGCTGCTGTACGAGCGCCGGTACTCCCTGATGTACGAGGGCGGGTACCGCTGGCTCGACCTGCGCCGCTTCGGCCGCCTGGGCACGCTGACCAACTATCCGCGTTCGGGCGACAAGTCGATCGAGTTCTTCCCGATTCCCTTCGTGGAGTGCCTCGCGCGCGGTGGCGCGGGCTCGGCGCCAGGGTGCTGA
- a CDS encoding SusC/RagA family TonB-linked outer membrane protein, whose translation MSKRILLFVLTLLLIAGSASDASAQQRQVSGTVTGPDQRPVGGASVTITGTTRGVQTDAAGRYTISVPAGATSLTVRRLGLATRTVAVAAAQSSVDVRLQDDILNLDAVVVTGQATAVRRENLANDVAVVNARQLVGNAPAQTVDRALQGKVAGATIRTNSGAPGGGVQIRLRGPATITGNSTPLYVVDGVVVSDVAIPGGQNAISRAASAVGVNFSTQDVVVNRISDLNPNDIESIEILKGASAASIYGSRAAAGVVVITTKRGRAGAPRYTFSQRFGYAELSRTLGSREWTAERAMDAGYVDATTVGQYFNADGSPIATYDLEREVFGRKAPQRQTTFSVGGGSETTQYFLSGLVQNDEGIAANTGYEKQSLNLNVSQQVGRRARFSATSNILHSVAARGVTGNDNTGASYVSAISFTPNFVSYRPKNGLYPRNPFLDSNPLETSELSTNDEDVWRVIGSANAQFDLLSRGAHELRLVATGGADYFNQDNRLYFPPSLQVQADPANPGTTVSGGGRNLNLNTNVNLVHTLRPESGAFSATTSGGVQYEDRDLRLAQVTGRYLLGSLELPFQAANQLSAGSRQRVRTFGGYVQEELLLFNESLSLTASLRGDRSSNNADTEQYYYYPKAAAAYNFPRSFGFLDQLKLRTAFGSSGSEPQYAQKYTPLSVSNTEGNPQLTINGAIGSSTLRPERVTELEGGFDATLFGRRAQLAVTAYSRTITQLLLSRTLPQSSGFTIEYFNGGEMQSRGVEVSLEGTPIQRGAFQWNTTTTFSHNRTEVTDLPVPEFSAGNSFGNSYGSYRIRKGYSPTTVFANNGRDEAGVLKVDPIGESEPDFQMGFLNDLQFGRFRLSSLFDWSKGGLVVNLTRNYYDGAFTAPDYDAPSNLKRDADGHLIESRPFSSCGTTCLSGEERLFLFASPNNLPVYIEDGSFVKLRELALSYDVPTQMLGGRVRGAQLQLSGRNLMTWTDYSGYDPEVSNFGNVSAGRNQDVTPFPPSRVYSLGVNLEF comes from the coding sequence ATGTCGAAACGAATTCTATTGTTTGTGTTGACGCTGCTGCTGATCGCCGGCAGCGCCTCCGACGCTTCCGCCCAGCAGCGGCAGGTGAGCGGCACGGTGACCGGGCCCGACCAGCGCCCGGTCGGCGGCGCCTCGGTCACGATCACGGGCACCACGCGCGGAGTCCAGACGGACGCCGCCGGCCGCTACACGATCTCCGTTCCGGCTGGCGCCACTTCGCTCACCGTTCGCCGGCTCGGCCTCGCCACCCGCACGGTCGCCGTAGCCGCGGCACAGAGCTCGGTAGACGTGCGGCTGCAGGACGACATCCTGAACCTGGATGCCGTCGTCGTCACCGGCCAGGCCACCGCCGTACGGCGTGAGAACCTCGCCAACGACGTCGCCGTGGTGAATGCACGGCAGCTGGTGGGGAACGCGCCTGCCCAGACGGTAGACCGCGCGCTCCAGGGCAAGGTAGCCGGCGCGACCATCCGCACCAACTCCGGCGCCCCCGGCGGCGGCGTGCAGATCCGCCTGCGCGGCCCGGCGACCATCACCGGCAACTCCACCCCGCTGTACGTGGTGGACGGCGTGGTGGTCAGCGACGTGGCCATTCCCGGCGGCCAGAACGCCATCTCGCGTGCGGCGAGTGCCGTGGGTGTGAACTTTTCGACGCAGGACGTGGTCGTCAACCGCATCTCGGACCTCAACCCGAACGACATCGAGAGCATCGAGATCCTGAAGGGTGCGTCCGCCGCCTCGATCTACGGCTCGCGGGCCGCGGCCGGCGTGGTGGTGATCACCACCAAGCGTGGCCGTGCGGGCGCGCCCCGGTACACGTTCTCGCAGCGCTTCGGCTACGCGGAGCTTTCGCGTACCCTGGGTTCGCGCGAGTGGACGGCGGAGCGGGCCATGGACGCCGGCTACGTCGACGCCACCACGGTCGGCCAGTACTTCAACGCCGACGGGTCGCCCATCGCGACGTACGACCTGGAGCGCGAGGTGTTCGGGCGCAAGGCCCCGCAGCGCCAGACCACGTTCAGCGTGGGTGGCGGCAGCGAGACCACGCAGTACTTCCTCTCGGGCCTGGTTCAGAACGACGAGGGCATCGCGGCGAACACGGGCTACGAGAAGCAGTCGCTGAACCTGAACGTGAGCCAGCAGGTGGGACGGCGCGCCCGGTTCTCGGCGACCAGCAACATCCTGCACTCGGTGGCCGCGCGCGGCGTGACGGGCAACGACAACACCGGCGCCAGCTACGTCAGCGCCATCTCGTTCACCCCGAACTTCGTCAGCTACCGGCCGAAGAACGGCCTTTACCCGCGCAACCCGTTCCTGGACAGCAATCCGCTGGAAACGTCGGAGCTTTCCACGAACGATGAGGACGTGTGGCGGGTGATCGGCTCCGCGAACGCGCAGTTCGACCTTCTGAGCCGTGGCGCGCACGAGCTTCGCCTGGTGGCCACCGGCGGCGCCGACTACTTCAATCAGGACAACCGCCTGTACTTCCCGCCCAGCCTGCAGGTGCAGGCCGACCCGGCCAACCCGGGTACCACGGTGAGCGGCGGCGGCAGGAACCTGAACCTGAACACCAACGTCAACCTGGTGCACACCCTGCGTCCGGAGTCGGGTGCCTTCTCGGCCACCACGTCCGGCGGTGTGCAGTACGAAGACCGCGACCTGCGCCTGGCCCAGGTGACGGGCCGCTACCTGCTGGGCAGCCTCGAGCTGCCGTTCCAGGCCGCCAACCAGCTTTCGGCCGGCTCGCGCCAGCGCGTGCGTACCTTCGGCGGCTACGTGCAGGAGGAGCTGCTCCTGTTCAACGAGAGCCTCTCGCTCACGGCGAGCCTTCGCGGCGACCGCAGCAGCAACAACGCCGACACCGAGCAGTACTATTACTACCCCAAGGCGGCGGCCGCGTACAATTTCCCGCGGTCGTTCGGCTTCCTGGACCAGCTCAAGCTCCGCACCGCCTTCGGGTCCAGCGGGAGTGAGCCGCAGTACGCCCAGAAGTACACCCCGCTGTCGGTGAGCAACACGGAAGGCAATCCGCAGCTCACCATCAACGGCGCGATCGGCTCCTCCACGCTTCGCCCGGAGCGCGTTACCGAGCTCGAGGGCGGCTTCGACGCCACGCTGTTCGGCCGCCGCGCCCAGCTGGCCGTAACGGCGTACAGCCGCACGATCACCCAGCTGCTGCTGTCGCGCACGCTGCCGCAGTCGAGCGGGTTCACGATCGAGTACTTCAACGGCGGCGAAATGCAGAGCCGGGGTGTGGAAGTGTCGCTCGAGGGCACGCCGATCCAGCGTGGCGCCTTCCAGTGGAACACCACCACCACCTTCTCGCACAACCGCACCGAGGTCACCGACCTTCCGGTGCCGGAGTTCAGCGCCGGCAACTCGTTCGGCAACTCCTACGGCAGCTACCGGATCCGCAAGGGCTACTCGCCCACCACGGTGTTCGCCAACAACGGGCGCGACGAGGCCGGCGTTCTCAAGGTCGACCCGATCGGCGAGTCCGAGCCGGACTTCCAGATGGGCTTCCTGAACGACCTGCAGTTCGGGCGCTTCCGCCTCAGCTCGCTCTTCGACTGGAGCAAGGGCGGCCTGGTGGTGAACCTGACGCGCAACTACTACGACGGTGCCTTCACGGCGCCGGATTACGACGCGCCCAGCAACCTCAAGCGCGACGCCGACGGCCACCTCATCGAGAGCCGCCCGTTCTCTTCGTGCGGAACGACCTGCCTCTCGGGTGAGGAGCGCCTGTTCCTCTTCGCGTCGCCCAACAACCTGCCGGTGTACATCGAGGACGGCAGCTTCGTGAAGCTGCGCGAGCTCGCGCTGAGCTACGACGTGCCGACGCAGATGCTGGGCGGCCGTGTGCGCGGGGCGCAGCTGCAGCTTTCGGGGCGCAACCTCATGACCTGGACCGACTACTCGGGCTATGACCCGGAAGTCAGCAACTTCGGGAACGTGTCCGCTGGCCGTAACCAGGACGTGACTCCGTTCCCGCCGAGCCGCGTCTACTCGCTCGGCGTCAACCTCGAGTTCTGA
- a CDS encoding MDR family MFS transporter gives MKEATTHRGLVFTGLLLAMFMAAVEGTIIATAMPSIAAELGGFSLYSWVFSSYLLMQAVAIPIFGKLSDLVGRKPVFIAGVVVFLVGSVLCGFARTMPMLVAFRFVQGLGAGAVQPITTTLAGDLYSIEERGRIQGYMSGLWGLASIVGPLVGGIVVHSVGWPWIFWVNVPFGIASIALVATYLHEGVEREKRQIDYPGAVLLLAGVGSLMLALTQAGTWGVAAAGPLLAVFVVALVLFVRQERRAPDPLMHLELWASPLIRYANLATLASGIMMIGLITFLPTYVQGVLGGSALLAGFTLSMMTLGWPLSAFWAGRSMVTMGVRRLVRTGGVALLAGTLLIALFSSRGALPAGIGSFLVGVGLGFVSTTSIVAIQTTVAWNQRGVATASNMLMRILGNALGAALFGGMLNYQMARYLERQGLEGRVSLDNIQDLLGDAAPRATRLGTDALALVRGGLAESLHWVFWGVALMALLTLLAAWRIPELRRED, from the coding sequence TTGAAGGAAGCAACCACCCACCGGGGGCTCGTGTTCACCGGGCTGCTGCTGGCCATGTTCATGGCGGCGGTCGAGGGCACCATCATCGCCACGGCCATGCCCAGCATCGCCGCCGAGCTGGGCGGATTTTCGCTCTACAGCTGGGTGTTCTCGTCGTACCTGCTGATGCAGGCCGTGGCCATCCCCATCTTTGGAAAGCTCTCGGACCTGGTGGGGCGCAAGCCGGTGTTCATCGCCGGCGTCGTCGTGTTCCTGGTGGGCTCGGTGCTGTGCGGCTTCGCGCGCACCATGCCCATGCTCGTGGCCTTCCGCTTCGTGCAGGGGCTGGGGGCGGGCGCCGTGCAGCCCATCACCACCACGCTGGCGGGCGACCTGTACTCCATCGAGGAGCGCGGGCGCATCCAGGGCTACATGTCGGGGCTGTGGGGGCTGGCGTCCATCGTGGGGCCGCTGGTGGGCGGCATCGTGGTGCACAGCGTGGGCTGGCCGTGGATCTTCTGGGTGAACGTGCCCTTCGGCATTGCCTCCATTGCACTCGTGGCGACGTACCTTCACGAGGGAGTGGAGCGCGAGAAGCGGCAGATCGACTATCCCGGCGCCGTGCTGCTGCTGGCGGGCGTGGGCTCGCTGATGCTGGCGCTCACCCAGGCCGGCACCTGGGGGGTGGCCGCGGCGGGACCGCTGCTGGCGGTGTTCGTGGTGGCGCTGGTGCTCTTCGTCCGCCAGGAGCGCCGCGCGCCGGACCCGCTGATGCACCTGGAGCTGTGGGCCAGCCCGCTGATCCGCTACGCCAACCTGGCCACGCTGGCGTCGGGGATCATGATGATCGGGCTGATCACCTTTCTTCCCACGTACGTGCAGGGGGTGCTGGGCGGGTCGGCGCTGCTGGCGGGGTTCACCCTGTCGATGATGACGCTGGGGTGGCCGCTGTCGGCGTTCTGGGCGGGGCGCAGCATGGTGACGATGGGCGTCCGGCGGCTGGTGCGCACGGGGGGCGTGGCCCTGCTGGCCGGCACGCTGCTGATCGCCCTGTTCTCGTCCCGCGGAGCCCTGCCCGCGGGAATCGGCTCCTTTCTCGTGGGAGTGGGGCTGGGCTTCGTGAGCACCACGTCCATCGTCGCCATCCAGACGACGGTGGCGTGGAACCAGCGCGGCGTGGCCACCGCGTCCAACATGCTGATGAGGATATTGGGGAACGCCCTGGGCGCGGCGCTGTTCGGCGGCATGCTGAACTACCAGATGGCGCGCTACCTGGAGCGCCAGGGGCTGGAGGGGCGCGTGTCGCTCGACAACATCCAGGACCTGCTGGGAGACGCCGCCCCCCGCGCCACCCGGCTGGGCACCGACGCGCTGGCGCTGGTGCGGGGCGGCCTGGCGGAGAGCCTGCACTGGGTGTTCTGGGGCGTCGCGCTGATGGCCCTGCTGACGCTGCTCGCCGCCTGGCGCATCCCGGAGTTGCGGCGCGAGGACTAG
- a CDS encoding type II toxin-antitoxin system Phd/YefM family antitoxin — MQIRLIEDVRPLSEFRANAAAFVEQVQATHRPIVLTQHGRSAAVLLDVGEYERLTERAEVLEDIRLAEEQVARGEGVEHNEAKRQVLARLRR, encoded by the coding sequence ATGCAGATTCGATTGATTGAGGACGTTCGCCCCCTTTCTGAGTTCCGTGCCAACGCTGCCGCGTTCGTGGAGCAGGTACAGGCGACGCACCGGCCCATCGTGCTCACGCAGCACGGGCGGAGTGCGGCCGTGCTGCTGGATGTCGGCGAATACGAGCGGTTGACCGAACGCGCGGAGGTGCTCGAGGACATCCGCCTCGCCGAGGAGCAGGTTGCCCGCGGCGAGGGGGTGGAGCACAACGAAGCCAAGCGCCAGGTCCTTGCGCGTCTGCGCCGGTGA
- a CDS encoding type II toxin-antitoxin system RelE/ParE family toxin — protein MNVVWSPLALERVVGIGEFIAQSRPQAAANVVERLFDSVLRLAEFPESGRHLPESPRADLREVIHGNYRVIYRLDPHEVVILTVRHARQHLSADDPDLS, from the coding sequence GTGAACGTCGTCTGGTCGCCCCTTGCGTTGGAACGCGTGGTCGGCATCGGCGAATTCATCGCCCAGTCCCGGCCACAAGCCGCCGCGAACGTCGTCGAGCGCCTCTTTGATTCCGTTTTGCGTCTGGCGGAGTTCCCGGAGAGCGGGCGCCACTTGCCCGAGTCGCCCCGGGCCGACCTTCGCGAGGTCATCCATGGGAACTACCGGGTCATTTATCGGCTTGACCCGCACGAGGTTGTCATCCTGACGGTACGGCATGCTCGACAGCACCTGTCGGCTGATGATCCCGATCTGTCTTAG
- a CDS encoding isoprenyl transferase, which translates to MSCEQLLQEIRLNGTVPRHVAVIMDGNGRWARERGQPREFGHRAGMQAVRQAVEAAGDAGVEVLTLYAFSQENWGRPATEISALMGLLELYVRRERRDLKEKGIEVHCIGELDRLGPRTRAAIQSIVDHTRGGTRMRLNLAISYGARQEIVLAARKLAERVAAGTLLPGEIDEELFSQQLYTPADPDPDLLIRTSGEQRISNFMLWQLAYTELYVTPVLWPDFGREHFFRALLDYQRRERRFGRVLAS; encoded by the coding sequence ATGTCTTGCGAGCAGCTCCTCCAGGAAATCCGGCTGAACGGAACGGTGCCCCGCCACGTGGCCGTCATCATGGACGGCAACGGGCGATGGGCGCGGGAACGCGGGCAGCCGCGCGAGTTCGGGCACCGCGCCGGCATGCAGGCCGTTCGCCAGGCCGTGGAGGCCGCGGGCGACGCAGGGGTAGAGGTGCTTACGCTGTACGCCTTTTCGCAGGAGAACTGGGGGCGCCCCGCCACCGAGATCTCGGCGCTGATGGGCCTGCTGGAGCTGTACGTGCGCCGCGAGCGCCGCGACCTCAAGGAAAAGGGGATCGAGGTGCACTGCATCGGCGAGCTCGACCGGCTGGGGCCGCGCACCCGCGCCGCCATCCAGTCGATCGTCGACCACACCCGCGGCGGAACGCGGATGCGGCTGAACCTGGCCATCAGCTACGGGGCCCGGCAGGAGATCGTCCTGGCCGCGCGCAAGCTGGCGGAGCGCGTGGCCGCCGGAACGCTGCTTCCGGGCGAGATCGACGAGGAATTGTTCAGCCAGCAATTGTACACGCCGGCGGACCCGGACCCGGACCTGCTGATCCGCACCTCGGGCGAGCAGCGCATCAGCAACTTCATGCTCTGGCAGCTGGCGTACACCGAATTGTACGTGACCCCCGTGCTGTGGCCCGACTTCGGCCGCGAGCACTTCTTCCGCGCCCTGCTGGACTACCAGCGGCGCGAGCGGCGGTTCGGCCGCGTCCTGGCTTCCTGA
- a CDS encoding phosphatidate cytidylyltransferase: MAASETLKRVGVAIAGIPPALAAVWMGGWVLAGLLALCAALTAFELYRMAEKKPARPLAFLGSAGAAAIVLAAGAMPQDGVRNPLPTIALVLLAVTAACVCIWARGVEGEPLVSTAVTVFGAGYAALLGFGLYLRHLPELRGELHGPALLLAPVLLTWISDSAAYFGGRAFGRRKLIPRVSPGKTVEGALSAVVGGVIGGIAYAYLLTSFWTYQPTLWEGALLGLLVSVFAQLGDLAESLWKRDVGVKDSGTLLPGHGGALDRFDSLIVTLPLGYAFFALVVGP; encoded by the coding sequence GTGGCGGCATCGGAAACGCTGAAGCGCGTCGGCGTGGCCATCGCCGGCATTCCCCCCGCCCTGGCCGCCGTGTGGATGGGCGGCTGGGTGCTGGCGGGGCTGCTGGCGCTCTGCGCCGCGCTGACGGCGTTCGAGCTGTACCGCATGGCCGAAAAGAAGCCCGCCCGGCCCCTCGCCTTCCTGGGCTCGGCCGGCGCAGCGGCCATCGTGCTGGCGGCCGGGGCCATGCCGCAGGACGGCGTGCGCAACCCGCTCCCCACCATCGCCCTCGTCCTGCTGGCCGTCACCGCCGCCTGCGTGTGCATCTGGGCGCGCGGGGTAGAGGGCGAGCCGCTGGTGTCCACCGCCGTCACCGTTTTCGGCGCGGGGTACGCGGCGCTCCTCGGCTTCGGCCTCTACCTGCGCCACCTGCCGGAGCTGCGCGGCGAGCTGCACGGCCCGGCGCTGCTGCTGGCCCCCGTTCTCCTTACCTGGATCAGCGACTCGGCCGCGTACTTCGGCGGGCGCGCGTTCGGCCGGCGCAAGCTGATCCCGCGGGTCAGCCCCGGAAAGACGGTGGAGGGCGCGCTCTCCGCCGTCGTGGGCGGGGTGATCGGCGGCATCGCCTACGCGTACCTGCTCACCAGCTTCTGGACGTACCAGCCCACCCTGTGGGAAGGCGCCCTCCTTGGCCTTCTGGTCTCCGTCTTCGCGCAGCTGGGCGACCTGGCCGAGTCGCTGTGGAAGCGCGACGTGGGGGTCAAGGACTCGGGGACGCTGCTTCCCGGCCACGGGGGCGCGCTGGACCGCTTCGACTCGCTCATCGTCACGCTGCCCCTGGGGTACGCCTTCTTCGCCCTGGTCGTCGGCCCCTGA